The following proteins are co-located in the Enoplosus armatus isolate fEnoArm2 chromosome 10, fEnoArm2.hap1, whole genome shotgun sequence genome:
- the arsia gene encoding arylsulfatase I: MATTALTGFSMMSLLSLGYLTWDLMSPNQVENEPEQTFRPPVPQPPHIIFIMTDDQGFNDIGYHSSDIRTPALDKLAADGVKLENYYIQPICTPSRSQLITGRYQIHTGLQHSIIRPRQPNCLPFDQVTLPQRLQELGYSTHMVGKWHLGFYKKECLPTRRGFDTYFGSLTGSVNYYTYDSCDGPGQCGFDLHEGESVAWGQRGKYSTHLYTQRVRKILATHDPQSQPLFIFLSFQAVHTPLQSPREYIYPYRGLGNVARRKYAAMVSAVDEAVRNITYALRKYGYYQNSVTIFSTDNGGQPLSGGSNWPLRGRKGTYWEGGIRGLGFVHSPLLRKKRRVSKALVHITDWYPTLVGLAGGNESLMEGVDGYDVWEAISEGKESPRLEILHNIDPLYNHARSGSLQNGYGIWDTAVQASIRAGDWKLLTGDPGYGDWTPPQMLPGFPGSWWNLERHTEPRKSVWLFNISGDPYERFDLSEQRPDVVKELLARLVYYNRTAVPVRYPSEDLRADPHLNGGAWVPWVGDEEEDSWDSVYQKTNKDWKKKLKLSKTRSFFRRLNTRIMSNRI, translated from the exons ATGGCAACGACAGCTCTGACTGGGTTCTCTATGATGAGCCTGCTCAGCCTCGGGTACCTGACCTGGGACCTGATGAGTCCCAACCAGGTGGAAAACGAGCCCGAACAAACCTTCAGGCCTCCTGTCCCGCAGCCTCctcacatcattttcatcatgaCAGACGATCAGGGATTCAACGACATCGGGTACCACAGCTCTGACATCAGGACACCGGCGCTGGACAAACTGGCAGCGGACGGAGTGAAGCTGGAGAACTATTACATCCAGCCCATCTGCACCCCGTCCCGCAGCCAACTCATCACCGGCAG GTACCAGATCCACACTGGTCTGCAGCACTCCATCATCCGGCCCCGCCAGCCCAACTGTCTGCCCTTTGACCAGGTAACCCTCCCCCAGCGACTGCAGGAGCTCGGCTACTCCACCCACATGGTTGGCAAGTGGCACCTGGGCTTCTACAAGAAGGAGTGCCTGCCCACTCGCCGAGGCTTTGACACATACTTTGGCTCCCTAACGGGCAGTGTGAATTACTACACCTACGACTCCTGTGATGGACCTGGGCAGTGTGGCTTTGACCTCCATGAGGGAGAGTCGGTCGCCTGGGGTCAGAGGGGCAAATACTCCACCCATCTCTACACACAGAGAGTGCGCAAGATCCTGGCAACCCATGATCCTCAGTCCCAGCCGCTGTTCATCTTCCTATCCTTCCAAGCTGTTCACACACCCCTGCAGTCTCCGCGGGAATACATCTACCCGTACCGCGGACTGGGAAACGTGGCGCGCAGGAAATACGCTGCTATGGTCTCAGCTGTGGACGAGGCAGTGCGTAATATAACATACGCTCTTCGCAAGTATGGTTACTACCAGAACAGTGTGACCATCTTCTCTACTGACAACGGTGGCCAGCCTTTGTCTGGCGGCAGTAACTGGCCGCTCAGAGGACGTAAAGGCACCTACTGGGAAGGCGGCATCCGGGGTTTGGGGTTTGTCCACAGCCCTCTgttgaggaagaagaggagggtgagtAAAGCCCTGGTGCACATCACTGACTGGTACCCCACACTGGTGGGATTAGCAGGTGGCAATGAGTCCCTGATGGAGGGGGTGGATGGGTATGATGTTTGGGAAGCCATTAGTGAGGGGAAGGAGTCACCCAGGTTGGAGATCCTCCACAATATTGACCCTCTGTATAACCATGCACGTAGTGGCTCCCTGCAGAACGGATATGGGATTTGGGATACAGCCGTGCAGGCCTCCATACGAGCTGGAGACTGGAAACTCCTGACAGGAGACCCTGGCTATGGAGACTGGACACCACCACAGATGCTTCCAGGTTTCCCCGGCAGCTGGTGGAACCTGGAGCGTCACACTGAACCCCGGAAATCTGTGTGGCTTTTCAACATCTCGGGAGACCCCTACGAACGTTTTGACCTTTCTGAGCAGAGACCAGATGTTGTCAAAGAGCTGCTGGCTAGATTGGTGTACTACAACCGCACTGCGGTGCCAGTAAGGTACCCATCAGAGGACCTACGGGCTGACCCCCACCTGAATGGAGGTGCCTGGGTGCCCTGGGtaggagatgaggaggaggacagctgGGACAGCGTCTACCAGAAAACGAACAAGGATTGGAAGAAGAAGCTTAAACTGTCCAAAACCAGGTCGTTTTTCAGGAGACTCAACACAAGAATAATGTCCAACAGGATATAG